One segment of Rhodanobacter thiooxydans DNA contains the following:
- a CDS encoding DMT family transporter, with amino-acid sequence MDTVDRLDGRALLAIAIALLTWSSAYAAIAYALPSFTPGEVAFARLLIGSLCFAALLLVRRVPLPARRDWPQLALLGVLGLTVYHLCLNYAETRIASGTASILISLVPAATAAVSAFWIGERLTLRTWIGLAVALIGTVLVVLASGQRVEVDPHALLVLVCVAVSAIFFVGQKALFARSSMLGVTAFAFFAGTLGALPFGWHLPQALAAASWPRIGALLWLGIAPTFIGYLAWNMAVNRASASRVSSFIYLSPPIALLIGWLWLHEVPNALILIGGAVTIGGVVLANARRRAAPVSVAPVKACEQC; translated from the coding sequence ATGGATACCGTTGATCGTCTCGATGGCCGTGCGCTGCTGGCCATCGCGATTGCCCTGCTCACCTGGTCGTCGGCGTATGCCGCGATCGCCTATGCGTTGCCGTCATTCACGCCCGGTGAGGTGGCGTTTGCGCGGCTGCTGATCGGCTCGCTGTGCTTTGCCGCATTGCTGCTGGTGAGGCGCGTGCCGTTGCCGGCACGGCGTGACTGGCCGCAGCTGGCCCTGCTCGGCGTGCTCGGCCTCACCGTCTACCACCTGTGCCTGAACTACGCCGAGACGCGGATCGCCAGCGGCACCGCCTCGATCCTGATCTCGCTGGTGCCGGCCGCCACCGCGGCGGTGTCGGCGTTCTGGATCGGCGAGCGATTGACGCTGCGCACCTGGATCGGTCTGGCGGTGGCGCTGATCGGCACCGTGCTGGTGGTGCTGGCCAGCGGACAGCGGGTGGAGGTGGATCCGCATGCCTTGCTGGTGCTGGTCTGCGTGGCCGTCTCGGCGATCTTCTTCGTGGGTCAAAAGGCGTTGTTCGCGCGCAGCAGCATGCTCGGCGTCACCGCGTTCGCGTTCTTCGCCGGCACGCTCGGCGCGCTGCCGTTCGGCTGGCATTTGCCGCAAGCGCTGGCGGCGGCGTCGTGGCCGCGTATCGGCGCGCTGCTGTGGCTGGGCATCGCGCCCACCTTCATCGGCTACCTGGCCTGGAACATGGCGGTGAACCGTGCCTCGGCCTCGCGGGTCAGCAGCTTCATCTACCTGTCGCCGCCGATCGCGCTGCTGATCGGCTGGCTGTGGCTGCACGAGGTGCCGAACGCGCTGATCCTGATCGGCGGCGCGGTCACCATCGGCGGCGTGGTGCTGGCGAATGCGCGGCGGCGTGCTGCGCCGGTGTCGGTCGCGCCGGTAAAGGCGTGCGAGCAATGCTGA
- the pip gene encoding prolyl aminopeptidase: protein MREMYPEIEPYRTHRLAVDAIHTLYVEECGNPAGLPVVFLHGGPGAGLSAYHRRFFDPARYRIVLFDQRGAGQSTPFAELTDNTTWHLVADIEAIREQLEIERWVVFGGSWGSTLALAYAQTHAERVLGLVLRGIFLGRPQELRWFNEVDGGASQIFPERWARFLAFIPEAERSSMLDAYWRRLTSDDEATRLAAARAWSAWEGGSTTLLHHPDAGGEFEDPHKAVSLAVMEAHYFRHAIFLEADQLLRDIGRIRHIHAIIVHGRYDIICPMASAYDLSQAWPEAHLQVVLAGHSAADSAIVDKLVAATDLMADRYC from the coding sequence ATGCGCGAGATGTACCCCGAGATCGAGCCGTACCGTACCCACCGCCTCGCCGTGGATGCGATCCACACCCTGTACGTGGAAGAGTGCGGCAACCCCGCCGGCCTGCCGGTGGTGTTCCTGCATGGCGGCCCGGGCGCGGGGTTGTCGGCCTACCACCGCCGCTTCTTCGACCCGGCGCGCTACCGCATCGTGCTGTTCGACCAGCGCGGCGCCGGCCAGTCCACCCCGTTCGCCGAACTCACCGACAACACCACCTGGCACCTGGTTGCCGACATCGAGGCGATCCGCGAGCAGCTGGAGATCGAGCGCTGGGTGGTGTTCGGTGGCTCCTGGGGCTCGACCCTGGCGTTGGCCTACGCGCAGACGCACGCCGAGCGCGTGCTCGGCCTGGTGCTGCGCGGCATCTTCCTCGGCCGGCCGCAGGAACTGCGCTGGTTCAACGAGGTGGACGGCGGTGCGTCGCAGATCTTCCCCGAGCGCTGGGCGCGCTTCCTTGCCTTCATCCCCGAGGCCGAACGCAGCTCGATGCTGGACGCCTACTGGCGCCGCCTGACCAGCGACGACGAGGCGACCCGGCTCGCCGCGGCCAGGGCGTGGAGCGCGTGGGAAGGCGGCAGCACCACTTTGCTGCACCACCCCGACGCTGGCGGCGAGTTCGAGGACCCGCACAAGGCGGTCAGCCTGGCCGTGATGGAGGCGCACTACTTCCGCCACGCCATCTTCCTCGAAGCCGACCAGCTGTTGCGCGACATCGGGCGCATCCGCCACATCCACGCCATCATCGTGCACGGCCGCTACGACATCATCTGCCCGATGGCCAGCGCGTACGACCTCAGCCAGGCCTGGCCGGAAGCGCACCTGCAGGTGGTGCTGGCCGGCCACAGCGCGG
- the plsB gene encoding glycerol-3-phosphate 1-O-acyltransferase PlsB — MTTAADSPARPRAPWWFNLAGQLLQPWVRIRRDPAEPTSLLQAGVPVCYVIERDGFSDALILQRACREAGLPNPMRPLAGTRRRRSVFALARRDGSLLGRNRKRNPNEPLRQLVHSLEGMPERDIQIVPVSIYVGRAPSRDSGWFRVLFAENWVMVGRFRRMLALLLNGRDTVVHFSAPVSLRQMLDESGGITPERFARKVARVLRTHFHRIRAAVIGPDLSHKRTVVDAVLNAEPVRAAIAASAAKEKISHAKAWRKAHQLALEIAADYSHPVVRSASFLLGNFWNKLYDGISMHHFDKARAAAPGHEVIYVPCHRSHADYLLMSYQLHVSGVVVPHIAAGVNLNLPVIGPILRRGGAFFLRRSFRGNALYSVVFNEYVAQLIDRGVPMEYFIEGGRSRTGRLLAPRAGMLAMTIRAFLRAPRRPVLFQPVYIGYEKLMEGKSYAGELSGQPKEKESLLGLLRGLKVLRQRYGHVALNFGEPIALTPLLDAASDDWRAAGADPEAKPEWLGAVTNRLAAQIQVNINRAADVNPINLLALALLATPKHAMAESDLLTQLELSKTMLEELPYSDRITLTPMNPAAIIAYGEQMGWIQRVQHPLGDVLTATGERAVLLSYFRNNVLHLNATAAWVACCFLNNRRMSRASVLRLGRIIYPFIQGELFLPWDEDGFGAQLQATIDFFVRRGLLESTGDGRVLERAPGQDDSAFQLKVIARSLIQAFERYYITIAALAKNGPHTMTGAELENACSLTAQRLSLLNELTAPEFFDKALFRGFIQKLRERRVVWTDEAGKLDYDAALEGMVRDARVILSREVRHSILKITPGGDKEAPMVEPREDATAPAHVPADSDDDALHERHVDAEHHEHERRSGGDRRGTPPDA, encoded by the coding sequence ATGACGACCGCCGCGGACTCCCCCGCCCGCCCCCGCGCCCCCTGGTGGTTCAACCTGGCCGGCCAGTTGCTGCAGCCGTGGGTGCGCATCCGCCGCGATCCGGCGGAGCCCACCTCGCTGCTGCAGGCCGGCGTGCCCGTCTGCTACGTGATCGAGCGCGACGGCTTCTCCGATGCGCTGATCCTGCAGCGCGCCTGTCGCGAAGCCGGCCTGCCCAACCCGATGCGGCCGCTGGCCGGCACCCGCCGGCGCCGCTCGGTATTCGCGCTGGCCCGGCGCGACGGCAGCCTGCTCGGCCGCAACCGCAAGCGCAACCCGAACGAACCGCTGCGGCAACTGGTGCACTCGCTGGAAGGCATGCCCGAGCGCGACATCCAGATCGTGCCGGTGTCGATCTACGTCGGCCGGGCGCCCAGCCGCGACAGCGGCTGGTTCCGCGTGCTGTTCGCGGAAAACTGGGTGATGGTCGGCCGCTTCCGCCGCATGCTCGCCTTGCTGCTGAACGGGCGCGACACGGTGGTGCATTTCTCCGCACCGGTGTCGCTGCGGCAGATGCTGGACGAATCCGGCGGAATCACCCCGGAGCGCTTCGCGCGCAAGGTGGCGCGGGTGCTGCGCACCCACTTCCACCGCATTCGCGCCGCAGTGATCGGGCCGGACCTGTCGCACAAGCGCACCGTGGTCGATGCGGTGCTGAACGCCGAACCGGTGCGCGCGGCGATCGCCGCCAGCGCCGCCAAGGAAAAGATCAGCCACGCCAAGGCCTGGCGCAAGGCGCACCAGCTGGCGCTGGAGATCGCCGCCGACTACTCGCACCCGGTGGTGCGCTCGGCCTCGTTCCTGCTGGGCAACTTCTGGAACAAGCTGTACGACGGCATCTCGATGCACCACTTCGACAAGGCCCGCGCCGCCGCGCCCGGCCACGAGGTGATCTACGTGCCGTGCCATCGCAGCCACGCCGACTACCTGCTGATGAGCTACCAGCTGCACGTGTCGGGCGTGGTGGTGCCGCACATCGCCGCCGGGGTGAACCTCAACCTGCCGGTGATCGGGCCGATCCTGCGCCGCGGCGGCGCGTTCTTCCTGCGCCGCAGTTTTCGCGGCAATGCGTTGTACTCGGTGGTGTTCAACGAATACGTGGCGCAGCTGATCGACCGCGGCGTGCCGATGGAATACTTCATTGAAGGCGGCCGCTCGCGCACCGGCCGGCTGCTGGCGCCGCGCGCCGGCATGCTGGCGATGACCATCCGCGCGTTCCTGCGCGCGCCGCGCCGGCCGGTGCTGTTCCAGCCGGTGTACATCGGTTACGAGAAGCTGATGGAAGGCAAGTCGTACGCCGGCGAACTGAGCGGCCAGCCGAAGGAAAAGGAGTCGCTGCTCGGCCTGCTCCGCGGCCTGAAAGTGCTGCGCCAGCGCTACGGCCACGTGGCGCTGAATTTCGGCGAACCGATCGCGCTGACGCCGCTGCTGGACGCGGCCAGCGACGACTGGCGCGCCGCCGGCGCCGACCCCGAGGCGAAGCCGGAATGGCTGGGCGCGGTGACCAACCGCCTCGCCGCACAGATCCAGGTCAACATCAACCGCGCCGCCGACGTCAACCCGATCAACCTGCTGGCGCTGGCCCTGCTGGCCACGCCGAAGCACGCGATGGCCGAGAGCGACCTGCTGACCCAGCTCGAACTGAGCAAGACGATGCTGGAGGAGCTGCCGTACTCGGACCGCATCACGCTGACCCCGATGAACCCGGCCGCGATCATCGCCTACGGCGAGCAGATGGGCTGGATCCAGCGCGTGCAGCATCCACTCGGCGACGTGCTCACCGCCACCGGCGAGCGCGCGGTGCTGCTCAGCTACTTCCGCAACAACGTGCTGCACCTCAACGCCACCGCCGCGTGGGTGGCCTGCTGCTTCCTCAACAACCGCCGCATGTCGCGTGCCTCGGTGCTGCGGCTGGGCCGGATCATCTACCCGTTCATCCAGGGCGAGCTGTTCCTGCCGTGGGACGAAGATGGCTTCGGCGCACAGTTGCAGGCGACCATCGACTTCTTCGTGCGTCGCGGCCTGCTCGAATCCACCGGCGACGGCCGCGTACTGGAACGAGCGCCCGGCCAGGACGACAGCGCGTTCCAGCTCAAGGTGATCGCGCGCAGCCTGATCCAGGCCTTCGAGCGCTACTACATCACCATCGCCGCGCTGGCCAAGAACGGCCCGCACACGATGACCGGCGCCGAGCTGGAAAACGCCTGTTCGCTCACCGCGCAGCGACTGTCCCTGCTCAACGAGCTGACCGCGCCGGAGTTTTTCGACAAGGCGCTGTTCCGCGGCTTCATCCAGAAGCTGCGCGAGCGCCGCGTGGTGTGGACCGACGAGGCCGGCAAGCTCGACTACGACGCCGCGCTGGAAGGCATGGTGCGCGACGCGCGGGTGATCCTGTCGCGCGAGGTGCGCCACTCGATCCTGAAGATCACTCCCGGCGGCGACAAGGAAGCCCCCATGGTCGAGCCCCGCGAGGATGCCACCGCGCCCGCCCACGTGCCCGCCGACAGCGACGACGACGCGCTGCACGAACGCCATGTCGACGCCGAGCATCACGAACACGAGCGGCGCAGCGGCGGCGACCGTCGCGGCACGCCGCCCGACGCCTGA
- a CDS encoding FmdE family protein, with protein sequence MNYPAFYEQAPRIRMRDPLAAFLGAADDGLLEYAYVDAVRLAGHSCPTVAGAWLMARTALRALYPGEPAERGGVTVRMPAAEDEGVTGVIAQVLTLVTGAAAGNGFHGIGGRFVRQALLGYAASTGAGAVQFRRRDNGTAVAVELDLATVPAAPNLRELMVAALQPAATAEQRAAFAQAWQGRVQRLLLDHADDPQVLQLTRLN encoded by the coding sequence ATGAATTATCCCGCCTTCTACGAGCAGGCCCCGCGCATCCGCATGCGTGACCCGCTGGCGGCCTTCCTCGGCGCCGCCGACGACGGCCTGCTGGAATATGCCTATGTCGACGCCGTGCGGCTGGCCGGCCATTCCTGCCCCACCGTGGCCGGTGCCTGGCTGATGGCGCGCACGGCATTGCGTGCGCTGTATCCGGGCGAACCGGCCGAGCGCGGCGGCGTCACGGTACGCATGCCGGCCGCCGAGGACGAAGGCGTCACCGGCGTCATCGCGCAGGTGCTGACCCTGGTCACCGGCGCTGCCGCGGGCAACGGCTTCCATGGCATCGGCGGCCGTTTCGTGCGGCAGGCGCTGCTGGGCTACGCGGCCTCGACGGGCGCCGGCGCGGTGCAGTTCCGCCGTCGCGACAACGGCACCGCCGTGGCAGTGGAACTGGACCTGGCCACGGTGCCGGCGGCACCGAACCTGCGCGAACTGATGGTCGCCGCACTCCAGCCCGCCGCCACGGCGGAGCAGCGCGCGGCGTTCGCGCAAGCCTGGCAGGGCCGCGTACAGCGCCTGCTGCTGGATCACGCGGACGACCCGCAGGTGCTGCAGCTGACCCGACTGAACTGA
- the ubiE gene encoding bifunctional demethylmenaquinone methyltransferase/2-methoxy-6-polyprenyl-1,4-benzoquinol methylase UbiE has protein sequence MNEQPKTTPESTTHFGFRDVPVGDKQKLVGQVFTSVARSYDLMNDLMSFGVHRLWKRHFVAISGVRRGDRVLDLAGGTGDIAALMKPVVGDEGEVVVGDINAAMLGVGRDRLTDRGLVAGLRWAQLNAEALPFPDNSFDAVTMAFGLRNVTDKDKALADICRVLKPGGRALVLEFSKVQSELFGRLYDFHSFKVLPKLGQLFAGDADSYQYLAESIRKHPDQQTLKGMMERAGFGRVEVRNLTNGIVAIHRAYKF, from the coding sequence ATGAACGAACAGCCCAAGACCACGCCCGAATCGACCACCCACTTCGGCTTCCGCGACGTGCCGGTGGGCGACAAGCAAAAACTGGTCGGCCAGGTATTCACCTCGGTCGCGCGCAGCTACGACCTGATGAACGACCTGATGTCGTTCGGCGTGCACCGGCTGTGGAAGCGCCATTTCGTGGCGATCAGCGGCGTGCGCCGCGGCGACCGCGTGCTGGACCTGGCCGGCGGCACCGGCGACATCGCCGCACTGATGAAACCGGTGGTCGGTGATGAAGGCGAGGTGGTGGTGGGCGACATCAACGCGGCGATGCTCGGCGTGGGCCGCGACCGCCTCACCGACCGCGGCCTGGTCGCCGGGCTGCGCTGGGCCCAGCTCAACGCCGAGGCGCTGCCGTTCCCCGACAACAGCTTCGACGCGGTGACCATGGCCTTCGGCCTGCGCAACGTCACCGACAAGGACAAGGCACTGGCCGACATCTGCCGCGTGCTGAAGCCCGGCGGCCGCGCGCTGGTGCTGGAGTTCTCGAAGGTGCAGAGCGAGCTGTTCGGCAGGCTCTACGACTTCCACTCGTTCAAGGTGCTGCCGAAGCTGGGCCAGCTGTTCGCCGGCGACGCCGACAGCTACCAGTACCTGGCCGAGTCGATCCGCAAGCATCCCGATCAGCAAACCCTGAAAGGCATGATGGAGCGCGCCGGCTTCGGTCGCGTCGAGGTGCGCAACCTCACCAACGGCATCGTGGCGATCCATCGCGCGTACAAGTTCTGA
- the acpA gene encoding acid phosphatase, protein MTDPTDDQHPATPGEAPSNPERRRLLGGIALAGAALTLGSCKPFGERPPAAPATTDTALDALLRQHIRHVVVLYAENRSFNNLFAGFPGLAQPLQAFDTPAYRQRDRDGRLLESLPPIWGGLAPHSQLVDGRHYQIDESAISGLPNRPFVLATPDGAPLPHGVITRDLVHRFYENQLQINGGRNDGFVAWGNTGAMTMGHYADGAANLRLWQLARQYTLCDNFFMGAFGGSFLNHQYLAAAQPPYYPHADRGPAKFQIATLEGDDPTGIRPKLAEDSPASAMQGRPTFVTHDALTPDFWAVNTIGPAYAPGFSRDKHDPRLADAASPNTLPAQSHATIGDALSAAGVDWAWYAGAWQLALDGQGDGDHRTFPEVPNFQPHHQPFNYFRQFAPGTAARAQHLRDAGTGSEPATNHFLAAAAAGSLPPVTFYKPQGDLNMHAGYASVDAGDRHLAQVVEALQASPLWPNMLVLITVDENGGWWDHVAPPKGDRWGPGTRIPALVVSPFAKKGFVDHTVYDTGSILRFITRRFGLQKLPGLTLREQAMIAAGGPPPGDLTAALHFD, encoded by the coding sequence ATGACCGACCCGACCGACGACCAGCATCCGGCCACGCCCGGCGAAGCACCCTCCAACCCCGAACGCCGCCGCCTGCTCGGCGGCATCGCGCTGGCTGGTGCCGCACTCACCCTCGGCAGCTGCAAACCGTTCGGCGAACGCCCGCCGGCGGCGCCCGCGACCACCGACACGGCTCTGGACGCGCTGCTGCGCCAGCACATCCGCCATGTGGTGGTGCTGTACGCCGAGAACCGCAGCTTCAACAACCTGTTCGCGGGTTTTCCCGGCCTGGCCCAGCCGCTGCAGGCGTTCGACACGCCCGCCTACCGCCAGCGCGACCGCGACGGCCGCCTGCTGGAGTCGCTGCCGCCGATCTGGGGTGGGCTGGCGCCGCACTCGCAACTGGTCGACGGCCGCCATTACCAGATCGACGAGTCGGCGATCAGTGGCCTGCCGAACCGCCCGTTCGTGCTTGCCACGCCCGACGGCGCGCCGCTGCCGCACGGCGTGATCACCCGCGACCTGGTGCACCGCTTCTACGAGAACCAGCTGCAGATCAACGGCGGCCGCAACGACGGCTTCGTCGCCTGGGGCAATACCGGCGCGATGACCATGGGCCACTACGCCGACGGCGCGGCGAACCTGCGGCTGTGGCAGCTGGCCCGCCAATACACCCTGTGCGACAACTTCTTCATGGGCGCGTTCGGCGGCTCGTTCCTCAACCACCAGTACCTGGCCGCGGCGCAGCCGCCTTACTACCCGCACGCGGATCGCGGCCCGGCGAAATTCCAGATCGCCACGCTGGAAGGCGACGACCCCACCGGCATCCGTCCGAAACTGGCCGAGGACTCGCCGGCCAGCGCGATGCAGGGCCGCCCCACGTTCGTCACCCACGACGCGCTCACCCCCGACTTCTGGGCGGTCAACACGATCGGCCCGGCCTACGCGCCGGGATTCAGCCGCGACAAGCACGACCCGCGCCTGGCCGACGCGGCCAGCCCCAACACGCTGCCTGCGCAGAGCCACGCCACCATCGGCGACGCCCTGTCCGCCGCCGGCGTCGACTGGGCCTGGTACGCCGGCGCCTGGCAGCTGGCGCTGGACGGCCAGGGCGACGGCGATCACCGTACGTTCCCCGAGGTGCCGAACTTCCAGCCGCACCACCAGCCGTTCAACTACTTCCGCCAGTTCGCGCCCGGCACCGCGGCGCGCGCACAGCACCTGCGCGACGCCGGCACGGGCAGCGAGCCGGCCACCAACCACTTCCTCGCCGCGGCCGCCGCCGGCTCGCTGCCGCCGGTGACGTTCTACAAGCCGCAGGGCGACCTCAACATGCACGCCGGCTACGCCAGCGTGGACGCCGGCGACCGCCACCTGGCGCAGGTGGTCGAGGCGCTGCAGGCCAGCCCGCTGTGGCCGAACATGCTGGTGTTGATCACCGTCGACGAGAACGGCGGCTGGTGGGACCACGTGGCGCCACCCAAGGGCGACCGCTGGGGACCGGGCACGCGCATTCCCGCGCTGGTGGTGTCGCCGTTCGCGAAGAAGGGCTTCGTCGACCACACCGTCTACGACACCGGCTCGATCCTGCGCTTCATCACCCGCCGCTTCGGCCTGCAGAAACTGCCCGGCCTCACCCTGCGCGAGCAGGCGATGATCGCCGCCGGCGGCCCGCCGCCGGGCGACCTCACCGCCGCCCTGCACTTCGACTGA
- a CDS encoding AI-2E family transporter — MDSPLPALREPSPAIRYASYLLTAAALLLVVEIHLLPALLAGLLVFELVQAMVPLLGRRISGDRARVVVVAVLGAVVVGLLILLILGAISLFHNEIGNPQLLWQQQLMPLVEKARQQLPPILVNNLPDSVDDLRVGAIELARKHAAMLQLAGKGAVRVFVHIIIGLVLGAIVALSRTRPAHQMGPLAGALSLRCQRLAEAFHNIVFAQVKISLINTLFTAIFLLGVLPLMGIHVPLAKTLVVVTFVVGLLPVLGNLISNTAIAVAGLSVSLGVGIAALVFLILIHKLEYFLNARIVGTQIRARAWELLVAMLLMEAAFGLPGVIAAPIYYAYLKSELEAEQLI, encoded by the coding sequence ATGGATTCCCCCTTGCCCGCGCTGCGCGAGCCTTCGCCGGCCATTCGTTACGCGAGTTACCTGCTGACGGCCGCGGCCCTGCTGCTGGTCGTCGAGATCCACCTGCTGCCGGCGCTGCTGGCCGGCCTGCTGGTGTTCGAGCTGGTGCAGGCGATGGTCCCGCTGCTGGGCCGGCGCATTTCCGGCGACCGCGCGCGGGTGGTGGTGGTGGCCGTGCTGGGCGCGGTGGTGGTGGGCCTGCTGATCCTGCTGATCCTGGGCGCGATCAGCCTGTTCCACAACGAGATCGGCAACCCCCAGTTGCTCTGGCAGCAGCAGCTGATGCCGCTGGTGGAGAAGGCGCGCCAGCAACTGCCGCCGATCCTGGTGAACAACCTGCCGGACAGCGTCGACGACCTGCGCGTGGGCGCGATCGAGCTGGCGCGCAAGCATGCGGCCATGTTGCAGCTGGCCGGCAAGGGCGCGGTGCGGGTGTTCGTGCACATCATCATCGGCCTGGTGCTGGGCGCGATCGTGGCGCTCAGCCGGACCCGCCCGGCGCACCAGATGGGGCCGCTGGCGGGGGCACTTAGCCTGCGTTGCCAGCGCCTGGCCGAGGCGTTCCACAACATCGTGTTCGCGCAGGTCAAGATCTCGCTGATCAATACCCTGTTCACCGCGATCTTCCTGCTCGGCGTGCTGCCGCTGATGGGTATCCACGTGCCGCTGGCCAAGACCCTGGTGGTGGTGACCTTCGTGGTCGGCCTGCTGCCGGTGCTCGGCAACCTGATCTCCAACACCGCGATCGCCGTGGCCGGTTTGTCGGTGTCGCTCGGCGTGGGCATCGCTGCGCTGGTGTTCCTGATCCTGATCCACAAGCTGGAGTACTTCCTCAACGCGCGCATCGTCGGCACCCAGATCCGTGCCCGCGCGTGGGAGCTGCTGGTCGCCATGCTGCTGATGGAAGCCGCGTTCGGCCTGCCCGGCGTGATCGCCGCGCCGATCTACTATGCGTACCTGAAGAGCGAACTGGAGGCGGAGCAGCTGATCTGA
- a CDS encoding 5'-nucleotidase, lipoprotein e(P4) family — MSFRLPTTLLALALLAGCATTPRQPVAVAPAAPTAPAAVAANDNLNAVAWSQTAIEHDLIYLQTYRDAQARLLVALHDRHWDALGKGDRTTPLKGLKPAVILDIDETVLDNSPFAARMVQGNHEYNEADWAAWCREESARALPGAVEFTRFAEKHGIAVIYISNRAKDLDQATLANLRKAGLPVSGPQSFMGLGTVVDGCEQAGSEKGCRRQLVAQHYRVLMQFGDQIGDFVDVLANTADGRRKAVADYLPWIGTRWFVLPNPTYGSWEPALFNNDWSASPEQRRRQKVEALRIQ, encoded by the coding sequence ATGTCATTCCGCCTGCCCACGACCCTGCTCGCGCTCGCCCTGCTGGCCGGCTGCGCCACCACGCCGCGTCAACCGGTGGCCGTGGCGCCGGCCGCACCGACGGCGCCGGCCGCCGTCGCCGCGAACGACAACCTCAATGCCGTGGCGTGGAGCCAGACCGCGATCGAGCACGACCTGATCTACCTGCAGACCTACCGCGATGCCCAGGCACGCCTGCTGGTGGCGCTGCACGACCGCCACTGGGACGCGCTGGGCAAGGGCGACCGCACTACGCCACTCAAGGGCCTGAAGCCGGCGGTGATCCTGGACATCGACGAGACCGTGCTGGACAACTCGCCGTTCGCCGCGCGCATGGTGCAGGGTAACCACGAATACAACGAGGCCGACTGGGCGGCCTGGTGCCGGGAGGAAAGCGCCCGCGCGCTGCCCGGCGCGGTCGAGTTCACCCGCTTCGCCGAGAAGCACGGCATCGCGGTGATCTACATCTCCAACCGCGCCAAGGACCTGGACCAGGCCACCCTGGCCAACCTGCGCAAGGCCGGCTTGCCGGTCAGCGGCCCGCAATCGTTCATGGGCCTCGGCACCGTGGTGGACGGCTGCGAGCAGGCCGGCAGCGAGAAGGGCTGCCGCCGCCAGCTGGTCGCGCAGCACTACCGTGTACTGATGCAGTTCGGCGACCAGATCGGCGATTTCGTCGACGTCCTCGCCAATACCGCCGATGGCCGCCGCAAGGCCGTCGCCGACTACCTGCCGTGGATCGGCACACGCTGGTTCGTGTTGCCCAATCCCACCTACGGCTCCTGGGAACCGGCGCTGTTCAACAACGACTGGAGCGCCTCGCCCGAACAACGGCGCCGGCAGAAGGTCGAGGCACTGCGAATCCAATGA
- a CDS encoding DUF2249 domain-containing protein, which produces MSIDIVSEQNVHLFDARGVARRFRHSAIFGAINVLRSGETMRFVNDHDPIPLIAQLRERLGDNLTVTYRQRDADAVVIDFGITGMPVE; this is translated from the coding sequence ATGTCCATCGATATCGTTTCCGAACAGAACGTGCACCTCTTCGACGCGCGCGGCGTGGCCCGCCGCTTCCGTCACTCGGCCATCTTCGGGGCGATCAACGTGCTGCGTTCGGGCGAGACGATGCGCTTCGTCAACGACCACGACCCGATCCCGCTGATCGCCCAGCTGCGCGAGCGCCTGGGTGACAACCTCACGGTGACCTATCGCCAGCGTGACGCCGATGCGGTGGTGATCGACTTCGGCATCACCGGCATGCCGGTCGAATGA
- a CDS encoding cupin domain-containing protein — protein MDHLFDLAQQAAQLEQAWRSKRLARVGDANLKLLRMDAQTYPNETHAYAEGLLVLDGELHLDVAGEAVTVAAGRLYMVPAGVPHAVLPGSNGTLLIIDA, from the coding sequence ATGGATCATCTTTTCGACCTGGCGCAGCAGGCCGCGCAGTTGGAACAGGCCTGGCGGTCGAAGCGGTTGGCGCGCGTGGGTGATGCCAACCTCAAGCTGTTGCGCATGGATGCGCAAACTTATCCGAACGAGACGCATGCGTACGCCGAGGGCTTGCTGGTGCTCGATGGCGAACTGCACCTGGACGTGGCGGGCGAGGCAGTCACGGTGGCTGCGGGCCGGCTCTACATGGTGCCGGCCGGCGTGCCGCATGCGGTGCTGCCGGGCAGCAACGGAACCCTGTTGATCATCGACGCCTGA
- a CDS encoding Lrp/AsnC family transcriptional regulator — protein MESKPELDGKDWQLLEALQQDARLGYAELGRKVRLSAPAVAERVKRLEEAGVISGYRATVDPKRLGYGISAMIRLRCDGITCARIGTLVEDIPEVLECRRLAGEDSALLHVVAMSIGHLESVLDRLLKTGASTSTTTLIVLQTPHENRPLTRVMWNAARAMSDD, from the coding sequence ATGGAGTCAAAGCCTGAACTGGACGGCAAGGACTGGCAGCTGCTGGAGGCGCTGCAGCAGGATGCACGCTTGGGCTACGCCGAGCTGGGCCGCAAGGTGCGCCTGTCCGCACCGGCGGTGGCCGAGCGGGTGAAGCGGCTGGAGGAAGCCGGGGTGATCAGCGGCTACCGCGCCACGGTCGACCCGAAGCGCCTCGGCTACGGCATCAGCGCGATGATCCGCCTGCGCTGCGACGGCATCACCTGCGCGCGCATCGGTACGCTGGTGGAAGACATTCCCGAGGTGCTGGAATGCCGCCGCCTGGCTGGCGAGGATTCGGCCCTGCTGCACGTGGTGGCGATGTCGATCGGCCATCTCGAATCCGTGCTCGACCGCCTGCTGAAGACCGGCGCCAGCACCAGCACCACCACCTTGATCGTGCTGCAGACGCCGCACGAGAACCGCCCGCTGACCCGCGTGATGTGGAATGCGGCACGCGCGATGTCCGACGATTGA